One genomic window of Methanobrevibacter gottschalkii DSM 11977 includes the following:
- a CDS encoding adhesin: MKKQIAIILMILLIAAPIVQGVCASKTAFITSDNLIDEKTDTNMLNSIKNYVEEISNGEIQVIVDNEAPGPGEGWRSISVTSDVSIDIAASDAGNYIQLASAATAGNKQIIFINTGDFDLDNHSNFLRRAWDDNYSNESLAGVRDPGTLLNNAGIQYIQLAKDYPDNIDNNGLLDKYDDKMNHEIAEKIVNIVNNYDNSSTKELSDNLIVKNKISPKGMADASKMLVESGDKEMNGPYGSYSTPQLLYQTSTYLNGDGIDIPKDYKKPDNPLGISFLTKDTYSVYDYFKMAGIVKNYMDANGKAPDSIEYEGAHISYYDLTYNFAKIVQNHTDANHMGFESEYHFDKVNDSILLHILPFVLIFVVLFLAYMLMKRIKRFKRK, translated from the coding sequence ATGAAAAAACAAATAGCGATAATATTAATGATTCTGTTAATAGCTGCACCAATTGTGCAAGGAGTGTGTGCATCAAAAACTGCATTCATTACATCAGATAATTTAATAGATGAAAAAACTGATACAAATATGCTAAATTCAATTAAGAATTATGTTGAAGAGATAAGTAACGGTGAAATTCAAGTAATCGTCGATAACGAAGCTCCAGGACCTGGAGAAGGTTGGCGATCAATAAGTGTAACAAGTGATGTGAGTATTGACATAGCAGCATCAGATGCTGGAAACTACATACAACTTGCATCTGCAGCAACTGCTGGAAACAAACAAATTATCTTTATAAACACTGGTGATTTTGACTTAGATAACCATTCTAATTTTTTGAGAAGAGCATGGGATGACAATTATTCAAATGAATCACTTGCAGGAGTGCGTGACCCCGGAACACTTCTTAACAATGCAGGAATACAATATATCCAACTTGCTAAAGACTATCCGGACAATATTGATAATAATGGTCTTTTAGATAAATATGATGATAAAATGAACCATGAAATAGCTGAGAAAATAGTCAATATTGTTAATAACTATGACAACAGTTCAACAAAAGAATTAAGTGATAATTTAATAGTAAAAAATAAAATATCCCCAAAAGGAATGGCTGATGCAAGTAAAATGCTTGTTGAAAGTGGAGATAAAGAAATGAATGGACCATATGGTTCCTATTCAACACCACAATTACTTTATCAGACCAGTACTTATCTCAATGGTGATGGAATTGACATTCCTAAAGACTATAAAAAACCAGACAACCCATTAGGAATTTCATTTTTAACCAAAGACACTTACAGTGTTTATGATTATTTCAAAATGGCAGGAATAGTTAAAAATTATATGGATGCGAATGGAAAAGCACCAGATTCGATTGAATATGAAGGAGCCCATATAAGCTATTATGATTTAACATATAATTTTGCTAAAATAGTTCAAAATCATACTGATGCAAATCATATGGGCTTTGAAAGTGAGTATCACTTTGATAAAGTAAACGATTCAATATTATTACATATATTACCATTTGTATTAATATTTGTTGTGTTATTCCTAGCATATATGCTTATGAAAAGAATTAAAAGATTTAAAAGAAAATAG
- a CDS encoding MIP family channel protein has protein sequence MKRYISELIGTMVLVLFGCGSAAIAGSMLGTVGIALAFGLSIVAMAYVIGDISGCHINPAVSIGMWIDGRLETKDLVMYIVFQCIGAIIGIGLLAIIINSAPVLGGYEATGLGQNGFGSASSVGLNVFGAIIVEIILTFVFVFTVLGVTKKAENGAVAGIVIGLTLAFVHIMGIPLTGTSVNPARSIAPALFLGGQALEQVWVFILAPIIGAIIAGTLFKGLTSEDE, from the coding sequence ATGAAAAGATATATATCAGAATTAATAGGAACAATGGTTCTTGTATTATTCGGTTGTGGAAGTGCTGCTATTGCAGGTTCCATGTTAGGTACAGTTGGTATTGCATTAGCATTTGGTTTATCAATTGTTGCTATGGCCTACGTTATTGGAGACATCTCAGGATGTCACATCAACCCTGCTGTTTCAATTGGTATGTGGATTGATGGAAGATTAGAAACAAAAGATTTAGTTATGTACATCGTATTCCAATGTATTGGTGCAATTATTGGAATTGGTCTTTTAGCTATTATTATTAACTCTGCACCAGTTCTTGGAGGTTATGAAGCCACAGGACTTGGTCAAAATGGATTTGGATCTGCATCCAGTGTAGGTTTAAATGTTTTTGGAGCAATAATTGTTGAGATAATTCTGACCTTTGTATTTGTATTTACAGTTCTTGGAGTTACTAAAAAAGCAGAAAATGGTGCGGTTGCAGGCATAGTTATTGGTTTAACTCTTGCATTTGTACATATTATGGGAATTCCATTGACTGGAACTTCTGTTAACCCAGCACGTAGTATAGCACCTGCACTATTCCTCGGTGGACAAGCACTCGAACAAGTTTGGGTATTTATTTTAGCACCGATTATTGGTGCAATTATTGCAGGTACCTTATTTAAAGGATTAACCTCAGAGGATGAATAA
- a CDS encoding nitroreductase family protein — translation MNFQEQIYIRKSCRKYMDDAIDMDLIHDFMESVKLLNSEINYNYEILTHEEVNVRNRWSAPYYLAIYSEKKENYLTNIGFIFQQLCLYLQSISIGTCWVGMDVPKNKSSDFVIAIAFGKSDEMTRDLSKFRRKELSKICDYEDEKLIPAQLAPSAINSQPWYFKHTNEGFDVYQVKQNILKRQVLKKWNPIDMGIALAHMYVSNEKRFEFEIKANFDSIEGHTYIGSIKI, via the coding sequence ATGAATTTTCAAGAACAAATTTACATTAGAAAATCTTGCCGTAAATATATGGATGATGCTATTGACATGGATTTGATTCATGATTTTATGGAATCGGTTAAGCTATTAAATAGCGAAATTAATTATAATTATGAAATTCTAACCCATGAGGAAGTTAATGTTCGTAACCGTTGGTCTGCTCCTTACTATTTAGCTATTTACTCCGAGAAAAAAGAAAATTATTTAACAAATATAGGTTTTATTTTCCAACAACTTTGCCTATATCTTCAAAGCATAAGTATTGGAACTTGTTGGGTTGGAATGGATGTTCCAAAGAATAAATCTTCTGATTTTGTAATTGCAATAGCTTTTGGTAAGTCTGATGAGATGACAAGGGATTTATCTAAATTCAGAAGAAAAGAATTATCTAAAATCTGTGATTATGAAGATGAAAAACTAATTCCTGCACAGCTTGCTCCATCAGCTATTAACTCACAGCCATGGTATTTTAAACATACAAATGAGGGTTTTGATGTTTATCAGGTAAAACAGAATATATTGAAACGTCAAGTTCTTAAAAAATGGAATCCAATTGATATGGGAATTGCTTTAGCCCATATGTATGTGTCTAATGAAAAAAGATTTGAATTTGAAATTAAAGCTAATTTTGATAGTATTGAAGGTCATACTTATATTGGAAGTATTAAAATTTAA
- the pyrH gene encoding UMP kinase has product MKIVIAIGGSILLKEYDCKKFQEYSAILKDLSTEHELFVVVGGGKPAREYINVVRDLGAGEAQCDDIGIEVTRINAKLMLSALGDAAYQRVPHNFQEALEFSATGKIIVMGGTEPAHSTDAVSAILAEYIQADKLINLTSVDGMYTKDPNKFDDAELVSEITATELLNFLSDKDVKAGTYEFFDTTAVQMIKRSDLETVITNGFKPENLIKAVNGETVGTKIINE; this is encoded by the coding sequence ATGAAAATTGTAATCGCAATTGGAGGATCAATTTTACTTAAAGAATATGATTGTAAAAAATTTCAGGAATATAGTGCTATTTTAAAAGATTTATCTACTGAACATGAATTATTCGTTGTAGTAGGTGGTGGAAAACCTGCTAGAGAATATATTAATGTAGTTCGTGATTTAGGTGCCGGTGAAGCACAATGTGATGACATTGGAATTGAAGTAACAAGAATCAATGCTAAATTAATGCTTTCAGCCCTTGGTGATGCGGCATATCAAAGAGTACCTCACAATTTCCAAGAAGCTTTAGAATTCTCAGCTACTGGAAAAATAATAGTAATGGGAGGAACTGAACCTGCACACAGTACTGATGCAGTATCTGCAATTTTAGCAGAATACATTCAAGCAGATAAACTCATCAACTTAACTTCTGTTGATGGAATGTATACAAAAGATCCCAATAAATTTGATGATGCAGAGCTTGTTTCTGAAATTACCGCAACTGAATTGCTTAACTTTTTAAGTGATAAAGATGTTAAAGCTGGAACTTATGAATTCTTCGACACTACTGCTGTTCAGATGATTAAAAGATCTGATTTGGAAACTGTTATTACAAACGGTTTTAAACCAGAAAACTTAATTAAAGCAGTCAACGGAGAAACTGTAGGAACAAAAATTATTAACGAATAG
- a CDS encoding TatD family hydrolase gives MDNLVDIGLNLMHSSFKKDRVELIEEAKKVGVNQFIITGTNVHSSQMAAEYASKYPGTLFSTSGVHPHDAKTCNGHTMFELEKIAKNDCVVAIGECGLDYNRNFSPQDLQRKWFEAQIEVAERINMPLFLHEREAHEDLYNILKRHDNVIEKSVVHCFTGTKQEAQNYIDLGCFIGVTGWICDMKRGRNLQEAVSAIPPEKLMIETDAPFLIPKNFEFKPKKNRNEPKYLPHILETIALCMGIDAEELGEQVSRNTKEFFKI, from the coding sequence GTGGATAATCTTGTTGATATTGGCCTGAATTTAATGCATTCTTCATTTAAAAAAGACAGAGTTGAACTTATTGAGGAAGCAAAAAAAGTAGGTGTTAACCAATTCATTATCACAGGAACTAATGTTCATTCAAGCCAGATGGCAGCTGAATATGCTTCAAAATACCCCGGAACTTTGTTTTCAACTTCAGGTGTCCATCCACATGATGCTAAAACATGCAATGGACACACAATGTTCGAACTTGAAAAAATAGCTAAAAATGATTGTGTTGTGGCTATTGGAGAATGCGGTCTTGATTATAACAGAAACTTCTCCCCACAAGATTTGCAAAGAAAATGGTTTGAAGCTCAAATTGAAGTGGCTGAAAGGATAAATATGCCATTATTCTTACATGAAAGAGAAGCACATGAAGATTTATACAACATATTAAAAAGACATGATAATGTTATTGAAAAATCAGTAGTGCATTGTTTTACTGGAACAAAACAAGAAGCACAAAATTATATTGATTTAGGTTGTTTTATTGGTGTTACCGGATGGATTTGCGATATGAAAAGAGGAAGAAATCTTCAAGAAGCAGTAAGTGCAATTCCTCCTGAAAAATTAATGATTGAAACAGATGCACCCTTTTTAATACCAAAAAATTTCGAATTTAAACCTAAAAAAAATAGAAATGAACCAAAATATTTACCTCATATCCTCGAAACAATTGCACTTTGCATGGGAATAGATGCTGAAGAGCTTGGAGAGCAAGTTAGCAGAAATACTAAAGAATTTTTTAAAATATAA